The region TTTAGTAATTAAAAGCTGTGAATACGATATCATTTTAAAAAGAAAAGCTATTGAATTTTAATGGGTTGTATATATTTTTATTATGTATAGCGTTTTACTAGAACAACATGATAACTTTTTTATTAATAAGTTAATGTATAAAAATATTAAGTAGTAAATCTAACCAATATATTATTATATGAAATCAGCCTATTTATACGTTCGTGTAAGTACGGACGAACAAAAAAGAAAAGGATACTCCCTGCCAGAACAGGAGGACAGACTATTGAAGTATTGTAAATATTACGATATCGAAGTCAAAGGAATTTACCGCGAAGATTACTCAGCCAAGAATTTCAATAGGCCAGAATGGAACCGATTGTTTTCAGAAATCAAAAAAAAATCCTCAGGCGAAGACAAAAATATATTATTTATCAAATGGGATCGATTCAGCCGCAATGTTGAATATGCCTACGAAATGATTGGAAAGCTCCGGAAATACAAAACAACAGCAAAGGCTATTGATCAGCCAATTGATTTTTCTGTGCCGGAAAGCACAGTAATGCTGGCTGTGTATTTGGCTGTTCCGGAAGCAGAAAATGCGAGAAGGGCTCAAAACACTTCAAATGGTATTCGTCGGGCGAAGCTGATGGGTAGACATCCTAGTAAGGCACCATTAGGATTTATCAATTTGACAATGATGGATGGTAGGAAAGGTATTGCTCCTAAAGAGCCTGAAGCCGAAATTATAAAATGGGCTTTTTATCAAGTTGCGAGGAACGATCATAAAATATCCAAAATCATTAAAATAGTCAATGAGAAAGGATTGGTATGCTCAAGATCACACTTTTTCAGGATTTTACATAATCCTGTTTATTGCGGGCTTATACCGGTAACACTTGACTCTGGTAATGAGGGAGTGGTAAAAGCATTACACGAACCATTGATTTCTGAGTCATTGTTTAATCAGGTTCAGTCCGTTATTAATACAAGAAGAAGAATTACTGCCAAGAAAGATGATTTACAATCATTATTTTTTCTTAGAAG is a window of Flavobacterium crocinum DNA encoding:
- a CDS encoding recombinase family protein gives rise to the protein MKSAYLYVRVSTDEQKRKGYSLPEQEDRLLKYCKYYDIEVKGIYREDYSAKNFNRPEWNRLFSEIKKKSSGEDKNILFIKWDRFSRNVEYAYEMIGKLRKYKTTAKAIDQPIDFSVPESTVMLAVYLAVPEAENARRAQNTSNGIRRAKLMGRHPSKAPLGFINLTMMDGRKGIAPKEPEAEIIKWAFYQVARNDHKISKIIKIVNEKGLVCSRSHFFRILHNPVYCGLIPVTLDSGNEGVVKALHEPLISESLFNQVQSVINTRRRITAKKDDLQSLFFLRSFLICPVCNRKLCGSVSKGRSENYPYYHCHNGCRTRINALFLNDCYYNKLRELMLSKNAVELFKKVLEDQNIKTQKASYLCTQKVLERKINEEELTLSRGRKLFIAGILKIDDYNQLRKENQVSTKNLKKEVQDIAVKLKGIDRKNQIEEKALVEIFQRFSEFEASDKRHLVNLIPPNNVDYKTGDLTLDLNKAFLKILSKKRNRKNNRKNEFH